A stretch of DNA from Maridesulfovibrio sp.:
CTTTCGTATCCTTTTTCTGTTAACGCTTCACTTTCATCAAGTACCCCCTCGCTCTGAAGCTCCTTTACGGCAGCAACCAATGCATTTTTATACGGTTCTGAAGCAGTAATAAAAGCTCTCCAGTTAGGCGAATAACCAACACGAGCCTGCATATCGCGTAGCTGATTCAAAATATCAGTTCTTGCCTCCTGAGTGCGACTATCCAAGTCGCCGTATATATAATCAACCCCTTTTTCAGTTAGCCCTTCGTCATTATCAAAAAGACCTTCTTGCTGTAGTTCCTTCATTGCTTGGGGAAGCGCATCCTTTACGGGAGGATGAAGTTTCGAAATAGGCACCATCAACCGCCTAATGAAAATTTTCTGTCCAACGGTGGGGCGTTCCTCTGCAAATGAATCCATGATAAAATTTTTAGCTTCCTGAACAAACCTACTCATATTTCCTCATATTTTTAAAAGATTAAAAAATAACATAGTTACGTAAGCAGATCCAGAAAGCAATAAAAAATATGGATTACACCATACTGTGAATAGTGAATTACTCCAATTTGTAAGCAATTCACGAGCTCATTCTACAGAGAAAGAGATCGCCCCTTCTCAGTCAACCGATACTTCTGGTTCCTACTATTGGGCTTGTCGGGAATGGTCATTTCCACAAGCCCTTCTTCCAGTGCTGGCTTAAGGTAAAGCTCCCTGAATGACTTGCGGTCTTTGAGGCCCAAAGCAGTTTGCAGCTCATCACGGCTCATTTCGCCAGAAATGACTTCAATCAATGCTTTTACTTGGGGGGTGACTTGAGGGCCAACTTGGGGGGTGGCAGATGAAACGGCATTCAGAATCATTCTGAGCATGAACTCTATGAACGGTGCCGAGTCCGCCTTATTCGTGCTCTGCTGGAGGGCGTCATAATATTCTTCTTGGTGTTCGAAAACCAGACTTTCCACTGGGATATCCGCGAAAAGTGGATTCCATCCTTTCAGGATCAAAGTCTGCCACAAACGGCCCATACGACCATTGCCGTCAGCGAATGGGTGGATAAATTCAAACTCGTAATGAAAAACCGAACTGGCAATCAAAGGATGGTCTTCAGTAGCACCCAGCCATGAAAACAGATCCTGCATCAATGCCGGGACTCTATCGGCAGGCGGGGCCATATGAATCACCCTATCCCCGGCAACCACACCCACACCGGAACGGCGATACATGCCAACCTCGTCAATCAATCCGGCCATGAGCACGCTGTGCGCTTCCTTCAAATCCGCTTCGCTCTCCACCGACCAATCATCGAACCGGTCATAAGCAGCAATGGCGTTACGTACCTCCTGAATCTCACGGGGCGGAGCTATTACTCTTTTGCCGTCCAGAATCGCTGTTATCTGCTCTTCGCTAAGGTTGTTACCTTCAATAGCCAGTGATCCGCGAATAGTGCGCACACGGTTGATGCGTCTTAGCCTTAGCTCCTTTGAGCTATCGGTTAAAACAGTCAAACGCCCTACTTCCTCGCTTATCTGGGCTAGCAGATTTACGATGAGTGGGGTTATTGTGTGGGGTGGGTGGTAGGTTGGCATTTTAATTCAAATCTGCATTATAATATGTGCGATTTAAGAGATGCAAGAATTCCTTCATAATCACTTATGCATTTCTTATCTGCCAAGTGCGGATATCCTTTAATGTAACTAATATATCCTTGAAGCTCATTAACTCTTGCATAATACTTTTCTGGATGCAACGAAGCCTGATGAAACATAGCCCGAATACGCTTTCTAAGTTTTCTGGGAGGTTGAGCAACTTGATTTACAACAACCCCGGTAACATTCTGTTGCCCCGATAACGAAGCAATTCTTGTCTTCTTTTGGTTAATCTTTAAACGATATATTGCCAACTCTTGTGTTGCAAAATCTAAAGATCTCCTGACACTATCTATGCAATCACCACTAATAGTTATATCGTCTGCATATCTTGAATACTGAAGTGAAGTCTCATCACAAAATTGATTCATCCTATCATCAAAATTCTTCAAACAGAAATTAGAAAGAATAGGGCTTGTTGGAGCTCCTTGAGGCAATGAGTCATTTGCTGTGCATAATTTTGCTATCCACATAGAGAGCGCTGACCCGAAATGAGACAAGAGTCTTCTTCTGATCAAACCTTCTGATATCGACCCAAAGTAATCGACTATATCTATGTTAGCGACAAACTTACTACCTACATGGTTATTAGCATTCGTCAAAATAGAATGCCCACGACGAAAAGAATGACAGGAATCATTTAAAGGGAGGGAATACAGGATGTAATCCAAAATCCAATATTGAACGGTTTTCAGAAAAACACGAGGAGAGTGAATGACTCTTCTCCCCCCACTTCTTTTACCGATCTCAAATCGACGATAGAAACTTTCGGATTTATTTCCAAGTGATGTAAGCAAATTTGGACTGACACCAATTGCCGTAGCGAGCTGACCTATATCTAAATTTAATCTATCAAGCTCAAGAACCATGCATGCGTTCGCTAGTTCATCTGTGCTGGAAAATGAATACAAATCAAAACAAAGAGAATCGGAGCAGGGATTTGGACCAGCAAATTTATTATGCTGCTTGAAAATCGGCGACCAATAGATTCGGTCGACGGTATCGGCGAGCGTAGCTATTGGACGCCGATGTTGTATGTTACTGCTACTCTCCGAGACTGGCGAAACACCAGTCAATTCCAATCCCTGCTCCTTTAATTTACATGACTTACGTGCAGCTTGCGCTACATCTTTAAGAAAAAAAATACGAGCTTTATCTCTATGTTTCCTTAACTTATAAGGAATAACTTGACTACCCAACTGAGTCAAGGAATACAAATAATCTATATCATTTAAAGCCCTTACCACAAGATGAACTTCAAACATCTCTTCTAATTTTTCTTTTACGTCTTTTGTTCGCAAGCCCTCTGATGCATTTGGGAAAGCTTTCTCTAGAAACCTACGAATAGCGGTTGGCGTCACAGGTTGCAGAACCCCCACAGCCCATAAATATATTTGAAATTGACTACGTCTCATAACTTAGTCCAAACACAAACTAAATCTTTGTACACGCAAATCATTTCTTACCGCAGAAACTATTTCAGTAAAATCTTCATCATTGCTTTTAAAATTTGCATAAAAAACTTTACCTCGTGATTCTACCAACTTAACTGGCCCTAAAGATAGATACATTTCATTATCTCTATAAAATTCATCAACAACTATAATAAAAGAAAAATTACACTTTGGAGAACTATGAAAATGAGCAAATAAACCTAGCTCAGAAAATGATCCAGAACTGTCTGCGACAAGTACAACGGCATTTGCATGTTTTTTTATAAAACCAAGTTCATTTGTCTGTGCATCTCCTCCAAAACAATCCTGTAGCTCCATCAGTCCATCATCTTCTCCAAGAACAACAGAAAAACCATCACTCCTAAGATCATCAAGCAAAAGCTGTCTTAAAACAGAGCTAGGCTTTTCTGACAAATCTTGCAACGTGGGACCACACAGAAAAACAGTAAACTGCTTTTCTATTATAGCACTCTGAACTTCTTTTTCATAATTTTCAATTGGAAAAGAAACACTAGACATCCACACTCACACTTTTTTGAAAATTTACTCTGTTTTTCTCAGCATATGCTACCTATTTTTGATTTAAATGTCACTAATCTCTCACAATAGACTTCTTATTACCTATCTTCCTCACCGCCCGCACAACTTCCCCAATTCCCGCAAAACACCTTCCAATTCGCTCTGCAAGTCCCGACAACCCTGAACTTCCTTTTCCAGCTCCGAAATCCTGCGCCCCTGCGCGGCTATTTTCTGATCCTGCTCTTTCAAGCGGCGGGACTGCTCCTTCTCCATTCCGGCTAGGGCCTCCGACAAGCTCCTTGATAATTCGTTCATGATCTACCTCTGCAATAAAACGGCTGGCTGGCCGCTCTTGGTTTCTCTTATTTGCAACTGGGTGCCTTTCGGAAAGGCCAGATACCGCTGGTTCCTGCTCTGATGTGCTTCGATTCCCCATTTGGTGAACGCGCTTACGTTCTTCTTCTGGCTCTCTATCTGCGCGTTGATTATTTTCAGCTCTTCGTGACTGACCTTGATTCTCCAGCCGTAAAATCCGGTTATGCAGACCGATATTATGAGCAACAGTAGCGCGGATACGATGTTCGCCAAGATGTTTTGTTTCCAGTAGCTTGCTGAAATCGCGGACTGCTTTTTCCTGAGCTTCTGGATGTGGCCGTCCATATCGGCTGTGATGGAATTCAGCTCGCTTTCGGCATATTTCAACAAGTTCCCGCTCAAGTCTTTCAATGCGCTGCTTACGACCTGCTCCACTTCCTGCGACTGCGAGTTCATTCGCTCTTTCAGCTTGTCGCTCAGCTCTCCAAGATGATTCATATATTCCTCCCTTCAATCTAACTCGTGTATTGTCTTCGGGTAACTCCAAGGTGATATACTTCTTGCCCTGCCGGACCACGGAAAGCCTTTCTCCCTCCAAAGCGTTAACCAGATCCGCACGGTCCTTGTGCAGACCGTCAGCTATGCCTTGAGCTAGGAAGTCTGTTACGGTTTTCCTGAAATTGTGCAGTTGTTTTCCTTTGGGTGAATGAATGTCTTTCCCCGGTTGCAGCAACCGGGACCGTTTCAGCTCATCAGGCTTTGCCCACTCCATACGCTCATTCCAAAGGTCACGCCAGACGTCATATTGCTTATGCCAGTTAGGCGGGCAGGGATTCATGGCCTTGTCACTGCGCAGCTCTGTACGCGGGATAATGAAATGCATTTCATGATGACCGGCATGGCTGTGCCTGACCCAAAGAATTGAATATTGATCCGGCTCAAGCCCTGCGAAAGCGACCTTCTCAAAGTCGTCCATCACTTCTTTTTCAAGCTGTGGTGAAACCTTGTCCTGCGGTGCCCATGAGAGCACCCCGGATGTAAACTTCCATACCCGATCAGTTGAACCAATCACCCGCTGCACGGCTTCAGGATCTCCGCGCAAAACTTCCGGGGGCGATTTTTCTCGCCCTTTACGCCGAGGATCAATTACATAATCAATAGCCTTGGCTCCGTTTCCCCGGCCATGGGCGAAAACCTTCATATACATTTCAGCTCCCTCTCAATGGCTGCCAGTTCAGCAAGGATGAGAACAGAATCGGCATTGCTCTTATAGGTATTTGCCCAGCGAGCGAGCTGATTGATGTTGTTGCCGATACGGGCAAGGTGAAGAAGCTTCTCCCGTTCACGTCTGGTCTTGCGTACCCGTCTTTTACCCAGAAGCTGACGCATAAAATCACCGAGGGTCATGCCCTTGGCTTCTGCTTCTTCCACAACGCTATTTTTCTCATCGGGCGTAACCCGGACATTCAACCATCTAGTGCGAGACGTGCTCATACGGCCTCCATTTTTCTGGAGTAAACGGAGGGTTCGAAGGGAGGCTTGCCTCCCTCGCCAGCCCCCACGGGGACACCTGTTGCGCAGCTAACAGTGTCACAGTGGGTAGGCTGGCTAGGATTCGATATTGGGATAGCTTCGGCAGCATGCACAGCTGGATGAACTTGGTAACTCGGACTCGGCGGACGCCCCGGACCGGACGATTGAACCGGGACCGCAACCACATATCCAAACTCCACGAGCATGGTTAGTCCCTGCTCAATCTGCTTTTTTTTCGGAAACCGTCCACGGATCGCACGCTGACATTCACGACCAGTGAACAGCTCAATTTTCCGGTTCGTTATCCATTTCAAGATAGCCTGTGCGCAGGAAGTAAGGTCATCACACCCCATATCATGAAATGCGTAGCGGGCATGATGAACAAGCTTCTTTCCCAATTCAGTAGCCGCAAGCATGACAGCGGAATCAACCTTCGACTCAATCTGTTGCGCTGAAGCCAGATGCAGCAGACCAGCCAAACGAGCAACCTGCCCTGGAACCTTGCCCGCCCAATCAGTCATATTTTCCAAGCTGCTCCCCGGTCGCAACTCACCCTCAATGAGCAGGAAAAAGTTTTTCCACGACTCATATGCCCCGGCACTAAGCAGCAGGGACTGACTCTTTGCATTCATTTTGGAATTGCTTTTAAGGGAAAGCAGGTGTTCAACCCGCTCAAGGAAAGCACGTTCCACCCGCAATGAAACTTGCGGAGGCTCCGCGACCCGGAAACCAAGCCTGCTTTGTCCAAAAAAGTAGAGGAAGCGCGCCAGAAAACCGCGCCCACGGAACTCAGGATTACCAGCCATTGCACGCAGTACATCCGGCTGGGTGGTAACGCAGATAGTCAGCAGCGGATGTTTCAGGCCGATATACTGCCCGTGTTTACGATCCACTCGGCACGGCTCACCACTGAACGCCTTCAGTATCAGATCGAGGTTGGGCATACGACTGTAACGCCCTGCAAAGGTATCAAAGAGGCCACCCTCTGCTTCTATGATGGACATGCATTCATTCTGCTGCTCCATGAGCATGGCCAGACATTCGGGGGTAATGTCGTCGGCAAGCAGACGCGGGACAGTGATCAGCTCCGGCATTTCGTCTTCGAGTTCCCGGATTTCTCTAATTATGGAATCCCGACTCTGAGAGTTCTTTGCTTTTGCCGCCAAGTTGCGCCGGTGCTCGATGGCCCGTTCAAGGGTCAACCGTTTTGAACGCGCTTCCTGAGCCAGAGGTCCAACGAGCTTTTCCTGCTCATTTTCCCAGTTGCTCAGAGGTTTGCGTGCGGCATGCGTCACCGCACTTTTTCGCTCTCCGGGTGGAAGCGGAGAAAGCAGGTATAGATTCAAGGACTCGTGATAGCCGTCCTTTACCTGTATCTGGAACCTACGCTGCGCTGCGGTTGATAGGACTCCAAAGAGATTGCAGAGAACCATCTCATACGGAACCTGCAAAGACTCGCTGAGTTCATGGCTGTAGTCGGCCAGAATTGAAGGAAGTGAGATTGAGGCAAGCGAGGGAGGGTCCTTGGGCCCCAATGGAACAGGGGCCTTGTTCCCGAACAGAGAGAGAATGTCGTGACCGGACTCGTTCATCTGTGCCTCGACAAGTCAGCCAGTTCTTCAAGAGGAATGACCTTGCAGGATTCCACATAAGCGTCCAGATCTTTAAGGTCGTACCCGACCCGCCTGCCGATTTTGATATAGCGCGGCCCTTTTCCAAGACAACGCCAAACTTCGAGAGTTCCGGGGCTGAGTCCTAATTTTTCAGCAGCTTCTTTTGTGCTTAATAGTCCTTGCATCGATTTCTCCTTGTTGGTTGGAGGTGTGTTTTCTTCGATGCAAGGCAACCACGTTTAATCAAACTGTAAAACCATCAGAAAGGGTAAAATTTCTGTGCTAGAAGCTTCAATCTCTGTAAGCACACGACAGAACTTAGAGGCATAATATCAACTTTTTCAAGATATTAAGAAAATATAAATTGGAAGAATATAAATATTGAAAAAGTCCAAAATTTATAAACAAGACTTGTCGAGGGGCAGGGTTCAGCTCAAGAATAAACCGGATAGAAGAATAAAAGAGAAAGTAGATAGGCCGGGACAATATGGACAAAATGGACAGAAATCGAATTTTGTCCATATTGTCCATTTTGTCCCGTTGTTTTTATTTTGCTGTATTGCTTTCGTTTCTAAAATCAGTAGGAAGGTTATCCCTGAATTCTTTGATGACCGAATCGGCAGGTCTGACCATTTCCAATTTCTTGATGTAGTCTTTATCTCGAACTTTATCAGCGATGACTTTATATTCGTCGGCCGTAAATTGTTTTTGCGACACAGGGTCTTTGACCATTTCCAACATCATATTAGCAAAGAAGAACCCTTCTTTGCGTGAGCCAGCAAGCTTATTTTGAGCAACAGTTAAACGAGCTTTCAAAGTTCGGGAATCTTTTAGTTCCTTCTCCAGCTTTTCAATCTTTAATTTGAGTTTATCAATAGCAGCATAATCACCCAGTTTTAATCTAGGAAAAGCTTCTTCAGCCCGCATAACTTCATCAAAATCAAAAAAGCATCTTTCATTGAATAACTTAGCCACTCGATCTTTGTTTGGGAAAAACTGAGAGTAAAAGCTCTTAACAATCAAGATTCGCTCAACTTCTACTTCGGACCTAAGGTAAACATTGAGCTTTGTCTCAAAAACGACGTTTAGAAAATCATGACTAACCTCTCTACCCCAACGTTTACGCAATTCAGCCGCAGAAATTTTACTATCCACACCTTTTTTAAAAATAACTGTATCTTCCTTGATCCATAGAACAACCGCAGCCTTAAGGATCGAAATAGACAAGACCGACAATAAAGTGATTACAAAAGCCTTAAAATAAATATCCATTTCAGGACTGGGTGGAACTAAAGAATATATCAAACACCCAAGAAATATTGCGACTGAAAACAGTATCCACCTGACTGTCTTCTCTTGAAGATTTCTTTCCAACTCCAAGCCGGAAGTAACAAAAGGATGTTGAGATATGCCCTTTATCTCTGGAACACTGTCTTTGTCCGTATCTACTCTTCCTATCGATTCATCATTATGTGCTTTACTCATGCTCGATCTCTCCATAATCTTATCAGGCTTAGCCACACTTAACCGAGCTAAATTATATTTACAAATCTAAAAATAATTAAGTTAACTGAGTGGTTAAATAGACATGGGAATGCCAAGTGAAAAAAAGTTTGAACTTTATCAAACTTTTTTCACTTTTTTTCATTTTATGGGGAAGAGTATGGGGAGAGCTATTTTGGACATGAAAAAAGGGCCTTTCACTTTTAGCGAAAACCCCTTTGATTTCAAGTGGTACCGGGAGCGAGACTCGAACTCGCAAGGGCGTGAACCCGGCGGATTTTGAGTCCGCTGCGTCTACCAATTCCGCCATCCCGGCATATGTGAGGGATTGTTAATATTAAATGAGGTCAATAGTGTCAAGGTAATTAATTGGCTCTCAGGTCCGGGGTGGAAAAATCGGAGGGGCTTTTATCTAAGAATGAACTGCCGGGACGCACACTTTTCGAAGCATAACCGACCTTGACCTATTGTAAAGGCTCAGACTCGGTGATAGACGTATTTGCCTGTTCACAATCAATTCCAACCAAAGAGTTCTCCATGCTTCCCATCGGTTCGTTTGTTAACGGGGCAGCCATTATCGGCGGTTCCATCATCGGTGTCCTGCTGCACAGCCATTTTCCGGAACGGATCAGACAGATAATATTTCAGGCGCTGGGACTGGGGGTTATCATCATCGGCATCCAGATGTCCCTGAAGGTACAGAACATCCTAATTCTGATGTTCAGCCTGCTCATCGGGGGAGTGCTCGGAGAACTGTTGCGGCTGGATACTCTGTTTGAGCGGCTCGCTGGCAAATTGAAAAAAGCAGTGGGATCAAGTGATACGGGCTTCGTTGACGGAATAATTACTGCATCGCTGATATTCTGCATCGGGGCCATGGCTATAATCGGATCATTTGAAGAAGGCATCAAGGGCGATACCACCATTCTGTACACAAAATCCATCCTGGACGGATTCGCTTCAATCGCGCTGGCTTCCACCTACGGACTGGGGGTACTTTTTTCATTCATTCCGGTGGTAATTTATCAGGGGGCTCTTACACTTTTCGCCAGTTCCTTTCAGGAATGGTTCTCACCGCTTATCATTGATCAACTCACCGCCACCGGCGGACTGCTTATCATCGGCATCAGCCTTACCCTGCTGGAAATCAAGCGCATCAACCTCTCGAACCTGCTTCCATCGCTGGGAGTTGTCATACTGCTGACCGTTCTTTTTGGATAACATAACCAAGACAGACAATTTTACTGATTGAACATTCCTGTCGGATAAGGTTAAATAAGCTTATGAAAATCCGCTGGAAAATTCTTCTCATACTGCTCACCTTTTCGCTCGCGCCCCTGTTCGTGCTGAAAACGCACGGGCTGAACTCGCTCAAGGAGCTTGGTTCGGACCTGCAGGCGCAGATAAGAATAACGCTGCTGGAAAGAGCCACCGACAGCCTGTCCAAACAGGCCAAGGGAACTGCGGCAATGATCAATCTTGAGGACCGCCTGTATCGGACAACTCTCAAAAGCGTGCAGGGGGAAGCCGACATAAGATTGAACGATGACGATTATCCTCCTCTTGAAACCAAACCGTTTATAACCACCCCGGAAGGAGCCCTGAACACTCCTGAATTGATTAACGACCCATCCTACAAGAAAAGAGCACTCATGGGCCGGGGAATGAACAGATCCGAGCATAGAATGGCGGCAATTCAGCGCGGCGACCTCATTGATCTGCCGATTTCGCTTGAACATGTTTCATTCTGGCTGGCCCAGGGGCTCACGCCCGAGCAGGCTATGCCCGACATCACCAGACTCGCTCCACTGCTCTCCGCATTCAAGGCATGCAGTTCCACATTGAAAAATCTGGCCCTTTGGCAGGAAGTAATCCTTGAAAACGGTCTGGTGGCGACGTATCCGGGACACAATTCATTTCCACACAAATATGATCCCCGCACGCACTCATGGTATAATGATATCAAAAAAAACAGAGAGACCACCTGGGCCATGCCCACACCGGATGCGGCAAGTCGAACGCTCTGCTACAGGCTCAGCGCGCCGATTCTTTCCAACTCCGGCAGATTTCTAGGTGTTGCGTCACTGGTTGTTCCGGTGGGAGCCACCTTGAACAATACGCTGATTGCAGGGAACAATGGAAAGACCGAAATAATGATGGTCTCC
This window harbors:
- a CDS encoding Fic family protein, encoding MTVLTDSSKELRLRRINRVRTIRGSLAIEGNNLSEEQITAILDGKRVIAPPREIQEVRNAIAAYDRFDDWSVESEADLKEAHSVLMAGLIDEVGMYRRSGVGVVAGDRVIHMAPPADRVPALMQDLFSWLGATEDHPLIASSVFHYEFEFIHPFADGNGRMGRLWQTLILKGWNPLFADIPVESLVFEHQEEYYDALQQSTNKADSAPFIEFMLRMILNAVSSATPQVGPQVTPQVKALIEVISGEMSRDELQTALGLKDRKSFRELYLKPALEEGLVEMTIPDKPNSRNQKYRLTEKGRSLSL
- a CDS encoding reverse transcriptase family protein is translated as MRRSQFQIYLWAVGVLQPVTPTAIRRFLEKAFPNASEGLRTKDVKEKLEEMFEVHLVVRALNDIDYLYSLTQLGSQVIPYKLRKHRDKARIFFLKDVAQAARKSCKLKEQGLELTGVSPVSESSSNIQHRRPIATLADTVDRIYWSPIFKQHNKFAGPNPCSDSLCFDLYSFSSTDELANACMVLELDRLNLDIGQLATAIGVSPNLLTSLGNKSESFYRRFEIGKRSGGRRVIHSPRVFLKTVQYWILDYILYSLPLNDSCHSFRRGHSILTNANNHVGSKFVANIDIVDYFGSISEGLIRRRLLSHFGSALSMWIAKLCTANDSLPQGAPTSPILSNFCLKNFDDRMNQFCDETSLQYSRYADDITISGDCIDSVRRSLDFATQELAIYRLKINQKKTRIASLSGQQNVTGVVVNQVAQPPRKLRKRIRAMFHQASLHPEKYYARVNELQGYISYIKGYPHLADKKCISDYEGILASLKSHIL
- a CDS encoding relaxase/mobilization nuclease domain-containing protein codes for the protein MYMKVFAHGRGNGAKAIDYVIDPRRKGREKSPPEVLRGDPEAVQRVIGSTDRVWKFTSGVLSWAPQDKVSPQLEKEVMDDFEKVAFAGLEPDQYSILWVRHSHAGHHEMHFIIPRTELRSDKAMNPCPPNWHKQYDVWRDLWNERMEWAKPDELKRSRLLQPGKDIHSPKGKQLHNFRKTVTDFLAQGIADGLHKDRADLVNALEGERLSVVRQGKKYITLELPEDNTRVRLKGGIYESSWRAERQAERANELAVAGSGAGRKQRIERLERELVEICRKRAEFHHSRYGRPHPEAQEKAVRDFSKLLETKHLGEHRIRATVAHNIGLHNRILRLENQGQSRRAENNQRADREPEEERKRVHQMGNRSTSEQEPAVSGLSERHPVANKRNQERPASRFIAEVDHERIIKELVGGPSRNGEGAVPPLERAGSENSRAGAQDFGAGKGSSGLSGLAERIGRCFAGIGEVVRAVRKIGNKKSIVRD
- a CDS encoding plasmid mobilization protein, with protein sequence MSTSRTRWLNVRVTPDEKNSVVEEAEAKGMTLGDFMRQLLGKRRVRKTRREREKLLHLARIGNNINQLARWANTYKSNADSVLILAELAAIERELKCI
- a CDS encoding YfjI family protein, whose protein sequence is MNESGHDILSLFGNKAPVPLGPKDPPSLASISLPSILADYSHELSESLQVPYEMVLCNLFGVLSTAAQRRFQIQVKDGYHESLNLYLLSPLPPGERKSAVTHAARKPLSNWENEQEKLVGPLAQEARSKRLTLERAIEHRRNLAAKAKNSQSRDSIIREIRELEDEMPELITVPRLLADDITPECLAMLMEQQNECMSIIEAEGGLFDTFAGRYSRMPNLDLILKAFSGEPCRVDRKHGQYIGLKHPLLTICVTTQPDVLRAMAGNPEFRGRGFLARFLYFFGQSRLGFRVAEPPQVSLRVERAFLERVEHLLSLKSNSKMNAKSQSLLLSAGAYESWKNFFLLIEGELRPGSSLENMTDWAGKVPGQVARLAGLLHLASAQQIESKVDSAVMLAATELGKKLVHHARYAFHDMGCDDLTSCAQAILKWITNRKIELFTGRECQRAIRGRFPKKKQIEQGLTMLVEFGYVVAVPVQSSGPGRPPSPSYQVHPAVHAAEAIPISNPSQPTHCDTVSCATGVPVGAGEGGKPPFEPSVYSRKMEAV
- a CDS encoding helix-turn-helix domain-containing protein — protein: MQGLLSTKEAAEKLGLSPGTLEVWRCLGKGPRYIKIGRRVGYDLKDLDAYVESCKVIPLEELADLSRHR
- a CDS encoding DUF554 domain-containing protein: MLPIGSFVNGAAIIGGSIIGVLLHSHFPERIRQIIFQALGLGVIIIGIQMSLKVQNILILMFSLLIGGVLGELLRLDTLFERLAGKLKKAVGSSDTGFVDGIITASLIFCIGAMAIIGSFEEGIKGDTTILYTKSILDGFASIALASTYGLGVLFSFIPVVIYQGALTLFASSFQEWFSPLIIDQLTATGGLLIIGISLTLLEIKRINLSNLLPSLGVVILLTVLFG